DNA sequence from the Treponema sp. OMZ 838 genome:
TGTGTTGCGGTTCTTTACTGAAACAACTCGGCAAGTTCTTCATTGCTCATCTTGCCGATCCACGATTCGCCGCCGCTCAAGGTCATCTGAGAAATATGCCGCTTCTTTTGAATCATCTCATCGATTTTTTCTTCAAAGGTACCGGCGCAGATAAAACGGGACACAAACACGGTGTTGTGCTGCCCGATTCGGAATGCGCGGTCGGTCGCCTGATCTTCTATCGCAGGGTTGTACCAGAGGTCAAAGTGGATAACGCGGGTCGCAGCGGTAAGGTTTAAGCCGGTACCGCCTGCCTTGAGCGAAATAAGAAAGATGCGTTGCGCCGGATCGGTTTGGAACGATTCGACCGCGGCCTTCCGTGCGGTAAGCGGCATCTGTCCGTGCAAGAGGAGCGGCTCATCGCCGAATTGCTCCTGTATCAGCTTCCGCAGTAAAAAGAGCGTTTGCGTGTATTGGCTGAAAATCAGTGTCTTTTCGCCGGCGTCCAATATTTCGCCGAGCAGCTGCATCAGCGCGGCGGTCTTGCCGGAAAGCGCCGTATCGGTCTGAAAGCTTTCGTCATAGACATGGGGATGGTTGCACACCTGCTTTAAGGCGGTCAGCAGTTTCAGTACCAACGCATTCCGCTGAATCCCCTCCTCCGCCTTCAACACGCTTTTCAGCTGCGTTTCAACAAGGCTTTCGTACAGCGCGATTTGCTCCGGCGTCAGGCGGCAGTATTGCGGCGTAATCACTTTTTCCGGTAAGTCGGAAATAACGGCGGGGTCGGTTTTAAGGCGGCGGAGTAAAAACGGCGCGGTAATCTTTTGGAATGATTCCGCAGTCTCCGCATCGCCGTGCAGCTCGATGGGTATGCGCCATTTTTTACGGAAGGTTTCCGAAGAGCCGAGATAACCCGGAATGATAAAATCGAACAAGGCGCGCATATCCTCAAGGCTGTTTTCAACCGGCGTACCGGTCATCGCGATGCGGGACTGTGCCTGCAAAAGCCTGAGCGCTTGAGCGTTTTTGGTCTGCGTATTTTTAACCGCCTGCGCTTCGTCGATAATCAGGCAGTCAAAGGTCTTTTCGGAAAGTTTTTTTACATCCCGCTGGAGGGTCTGATACGTCGTAATATGAATGTCAGACTTTGCGGAAAACCGCCGCCCCTGTCCGTGCAAGATTGTACAACGCAGCGACGGAGCAAAGGTGTGCAGCTCATGTTCCCAGTTCGGCAAAAGACTTGCCGGAGCTGCGATAAGGATGCCGCTATGCTCAAAGCCCTGTTCTTTCAATTTGAGAATAAGGGCGATAACTTGCAGCGTTTTACCAAGCCCCATATCATCCCCCAATAGACAGCCGAAGCCGCTTCTAATGGTAGAATAGAGCCACTGAAAACCTTTTTTCTGATACGGCCGGAGCGTCGCCTGCAATGTGCGGGGTACTGCGGCATCCGTTTCCCGAAAGAGCGAATAAGAAAACGGCGCGCCGTCCGCCATTACGGTATCTCCGGTCAATGTCCCTTGAATGACCTCATTGATGCCGGGTCTTTCGTGCTGCATGGTTTCGAGAAGACGCGCCGTGTGTTCGGGATCGACAAGGATGTAGCGGTCGTTAAATCTCACCAAACCGCTGCTCTGCTTCATCAATGCGCGGAATTTCTTGGCGCTGATGACGGTATCGCCAAGCATAATGCTGCGGTCATAATCCATCAGATTATCAAGGCTGAGGTACGACTGTACGGCGCCGGCTCCCTTTTGTCGTTTCAGCTGGAACACCGCCCGCGGTTTCAGCGCCCGCTGCAACGTCTTAGGCAGCACGACCTCTATCCCAAAACGGGAGAGGAGCGGCGCCGCCGTCCGTAAAAACACCGCCGTCTCTTCCTGCGTAAGCGGAACCGACTTTTGCCCGATCATCTCCGTTAATTTCGGCAGATATGCGGAAAGCGCAATCGCGAACTCCACCGTTTTGCTTTCCAGCTGTACGGAGTCGGCGATACGGGAAAACGGTACGAACCGGTTGTTCGTTTCTTCGCTGTGGCACACCTCGGCGGAAATCTGAAAGTCAGACTGTTTTGCCTCCTCCAAGATGAGCCGGAAATGGAGGCTGTTGCTGTCGTAGTAGAGCACGGCAAGCCAACGGGTAATCGATGCGGGAAGGCGGCGCATACCCGGCGCCTTCGTGTTGATAGTCGCGCCTTGGAAAAAGAGAGCCGCAATTTCCTGTTCCGCTTGGCGGATACCGGAGGGCATAAAACCGGTAGTATGCACATATTCGGTGAGGAACGCCGTCAGCAGCAGTTCGGTGCAGTACCGCCTGCCCCAGCTCTTAACTTGCGGAAAAAATGCTTCGGTGATAAAGAGGGCGCAGCGGTCGATTGCTGCGGAAACAGCCTGCGCCGAAGTCAGCGGCTTCCAAAATATCGCCAGTTTCCGCGTTCCCGGATCGAGGTATACCGCCGGCAGCAGCGCAGACTCGGCGACGAGCCGCTCTCCGAGTGTCAGTACCGTATATGCCGCCTTCATACCATCCGGAGAATCCGTAAGGGGTGTAACGCCGCGCAACAGGTGAAGTGCTTGCACGAGTGTCAGCGCGGCCTCCGTACCGTTCGGAAGCCGCACGCGGAGCTGCAACGCTGCTTCTTTCTGCAAGGGGAAAGCCGGAACCTCTGTCGTTTTTTGCGTCGGCAGTTTTGCCGTATCGAGCCGAACCGGCGTGTACAAAAGGCGGCTTGAATCGCACAGCGTTGCCGCCGATGCGCAGCCCGTACCGGATTTCATTAAAACGGCAATCCGCTGCTCAAGCGTCAACTCGAATTCTTTGTTCTGCCGGACAATCAGTTTATGGTATAGCTCTTTAAAGGCAGCCACCAAGTCATCATCATAAAACGGTGTAAGCGGCGGAAGCAGCGCGGAAATCAGCGGTAAAAACGATTCTTCAAGTGGAAAGCGGGGAAGCTCCGCGGGTACGTCCAGCGCAGGCTCATCCGCACGGCGCAGGGATAACGGCACCGGATGTTCGTATTCGGGTTCTGACGGCACTGAAAAAGACGATGCTTTAGTTGCCCTACCCGCCACGCCGGATTGCCTCGCTTTTCTTTGCGCTCCGGCGGTTGAGGCATTATCGGTTGCCGGTGCAGTATTATCCGCCGGTGTAACACCCATTGCGGAATCCGCTGCCGTAGTATCCGCCGGTGATGCGCCCTGCTCCGATACGACGGTTAGAGCCGATTCGGCAGACTTTTCCCGTGCGGCGGGCAGTATTTTTTCCCGCAGTTCGGCGAGATCGATGCCCGCAAGCTGAAAGAGGAGCCGCGGATCGTGGTCGATTTCTTTTGCCAAAATATACAGCACCGCAGCGATGTGTTTACACAGGGAGGCGGAGTCGGGACAGGAGCAATCGCTTTCGATAAGGCTCCAGCGGCGGGGAATAAACCGTATATCCTTTGCCTCAAAGAGCGTTACAAGACGTTCCGTCATCGTACCGCTTCCCAATGCGATGAAGTCGGCGGGATGCTCCGTTAAGATTTTTTCCAATTTTTTTCGATTCGGTTCGGAAATACGGGGAAAGGTGAGCGAAATATAGTACCAGGGGTCATAATGCCCCGCAACACGGGCAGCAACTTTATTACCGGTAATAACGAGGGAATCTACCTTACCGGTATTCGCGTAACTTTTCCCCCGCGACACCCGCCCGTCGCCGTCATAGCTTTCGATCATCCGTAAAAACCATGCGCCCCACGGTGTCATTCCGTACTTACTGCGTGCCATGAACTGATTTTATTAGATCGGCGTATCATTCTGCAAAACCGAACAATACGCCGTGTATTCGCGGAACGGCCGGTTTTATTCCAACGGAGCGAAATAGCCGGTTTCATCTCTGCCCGAACGGGTTAAAAGCCGTACTTCAACTTCAACCGGTAAATAGGCGCGGCCGAAGTCGGTGGGCAATGTCGAGGTATAGCTCAACTGATACGAACCTATGGGTTTGGCGATTAAATCTTCAATAATCGGAGACAGTCCCTGTTCGGCATAGATATACGTACTCGTTCCGCCCGTTTTTGTACAAAGATATGCCAATTCTGCCGGTAATGTCCGCGGCTTTAGATTAACCGCATAAAAACGGATACCGTTGTTGGTCATATATGCGGCAAGATCGTTTAAGCTGTACTGCTTAAAGCTGTCGGAACCGATATCTTCAAACGACAAGAACACGATAGCCCGCTTCGGAGCCGCATTAATAAGCTCCCCGCTCGCAAGCCGCAATGCAAGATCGCAGTTCCATACCGGAGACCATGCCGCCTTTAATTTAAGCGGCTGCGATAAGAGCGCTTCGGGAGAAAACTTCCCTTCCAATACCGGAAGCTGAGATGCCGACACAACGGAAACTTTTCCTTTCCCTTGCATTGACTCGGCAAGCTCTTTTACCACCGTCTTAACCAGCTCAAATTCCTTTTCCGACTGAGGAGATCGCTCAATTACAACAGCAATATCGCAGCCGGTATTGAGGTAGGCGGCGCCTTTTAAAGTAAAATCATTGACTTGCCGGTTCGATTCGGTCAAGAAAAAATTATTCGCCGTTAAACCGACCAGCGGCTGCCCCATCCGGTTTTCTACGCGGACATCGACGGTAACTGTCGGGAACTTATCGGCATAGACGCGGTCGAAGCGGACAAACAAACCGCCCGCCAGTTCGTTGATATGAGAAAAGACTTGAATATTTCCGTTTTTATAATCGGCTAACAAAAGGCTGCCGTTGGCATCGGGAATCGCCGCGGTTACACGGGCAGGTGCATTTCCTAAACTTGCAACGGTATACAAACTCGCTAAGCCGATATCGACCAAGTACACCTTATTGGCACAGGACACCAGCAGATTGTTTTTCCATACCCGCATCGACTCCGCCTGTACAACACTTCCGTCCGGCAGCAGAGTTCTGATATAGTTTCCCGCCGTATCAAACACATAGATAGAGCCTTTTACCGAATCCGCAACGTAGACCAAATCGTCTAGGATTGCGATACCTGCCGGAGCGGTAAAGCCCGGGAATATGCCGCTGCGCTGCCCGAACGTAAAAAGCCCTTCTCCGTCCGGAGAAAACACCACAACGCGGGCGTTACCGAAATCCGTTACAAAAATATTTCCATAAGAATCGTGCGCTAAAAACTGAGGGCCGATACACTGCCCGTCGCCCCTTCCTCTGGTTCCGAACGACTTAATGAATTTTCCGTCTTTGGTAAGCAGCGAAAGCCGATCGGCGGCAAATTCGGAAATGAGCAGGTTCCCGTTTTTAAGCGGTAAAATATCAAAAGGACGGTCGAAGCCCTGCAAAGGGCCGCTCGTCCGGTCAAGCACAATGCCATTAATATCGAAGTGTACCAATTCGTTGGAACCGTAGGCGACTACCCAGAAACTGCCGTCTCCCATTGCCGCAACCGAAAGCGGCTGTCTAAAAAAGACTTCCGTTCCGTGCTTTGATTCAAATACGGCGGTCTCTACATAGCGTACCGATTCCGCAAAATCGGGCTGAGAACTGCGTCGTTCTTTAACAACCTCTATTTTGTTTTTCAAAAGCTGTCCGCCGTATCCGGAAGCGGAAGCCGCCGACCACTGCTCAAGCGCAGCGCCCTCAATACCGGAGCGGTAATAAGCCTGCCCAAGCCAATCCAAGATGAGCGGATCGCCGGGGATATGCGTGAGGGCTTTTTCAAACAGCAGAATCGCTTCGTTAAAAGTTCCGCGATAATACGCCTGCACGCCGCGGCGGAATTCTTCAAATCCGTGGTCTCTGTCGGCGGAGCTTAAACGAGGCTGCAGACTGTTTGTTTGCGCAGTCAGCGCCATACCGCCGCACAATAAAAGCAGCATTAAACCGGCTGTTTGCAATAGTCTCTTTATACGCATGATACTTATCCTTTTTTTAGAGGTTATCCATTCATAATACGCTGCAAATGGCGCTTAATTATTTTATTATCGGGAAGCTGTGCATCCGCTCGTTGGATATATGATCGGGCTTCGGTATCAAAGCCCATCTTATAATATGTCCACGCCAGCGAATCCAAATAAGCGGGATTATCGGGCTGTGCATCGAGCGCCTTTTTGCACAGGATTAAAGCCCGGGTTAAATCTTTTTCAGTATCGGCAAGAATATAGCCAAGTCCATTGAGCGCTGTCGAATTATCCGGATCAAGCTCCAACGCTTTTTCATAAAGGCTCAACGACTTATCGACTTTCTCTTGCTCATACGCCAAATACGCCATCGAGGTATGTACCTGCGGAGAATCGTATCCTGCATCCAAAAGTTTTGAAAGCTCAAATTCCGCCAAACGGACACGGCCTGTTTTTGTATAAATAAAGGCTAAAATAAGCCGGCATTGATATACACGGGCAATATCGGTTCCCGCAGTGATAATCTGCTCCAAATAGACAAGCGCATTATCATATTGTAAAAGGCTCGCATAACAGAGACCGATATAATACGCCAAGTCAAAATTGAGTTCAGTATCTTTAGAAGATATCTTTAAAAATGCGGCGAGCGCTTCCTCATACCGACTTTCTCGATACAACTGTACCCCTTCTTTAAGAATCGTATCCATTTAGTGTCTCCCTCATAGTATGCGTACTCCGCCGGAAGGCTTAACTTTATAGTACAAAGGCTTAAATCCGAAAATACGTTCATAGTCGCCCAGTTTTTCAATATAGGTTTGGATATCATCCGCTCTTAAAATACTGTACGTACATCCGCCGAATCCCCGTCCCGTCAAGCGCGAACAGACAATATCGTTCATATCGGGCGCAACAAATTCCATCGCCCGTTTAACCAGCCAATCCAATTCGGGACAGGAAATTTCAAAGCGGTCGCGCAAGTTTTCTTGAGAGCGCGTTACGATGCGCGAAAACACTACCCAATCGTTTTTCTTTAAAGCGCCGATAGCGTCATCGACACTGATGGATTCACGGATAATATACAGAACCCGCCGGCGTACCGATTCGGGAATGGCAAGCTCTTCAAGATCACTTTCGGCAAGCTTACTGAAATCCTGAGGAATATCCGGCATCTTTTTTACCCGCTCGTAGGCTTCCATGCATTCCTGAATTCTATGGTTCAGCTCCTCACGCGCCAACAGACGGGGCACCCGCGAATCCGTCAAAATGATCCGGTAGTTACTGATGGGAAAGGGATAAATATCGGCTGTCTTCCGCCGATGATTCGTCCGTATGCAGTGTCCCGCCTTTGCATATAATGCGCACAGAATATCCGCGCGGTGAGGATAGGTTTTCAGGTGCTGCACATTTGCATTTTCCAAAATATCGACAAGGTCAGCCTTCGTAAGCCGCGGTGCAAATACCTTCCGTAATGCCATCGCCGTTGCAACCTTGAGCGCATTCGGCGTACCGAGCCCTGCATCCGCCGGTATTTCGGAAAGGATGGTAAAATTGAGCCCTGTCATCTCAATCCCTTGATCCATAAAAGAAAGAATAACAGCTTTTATCGAATTTGCCCAACGATCCTCTTTACGATACCGAAGGTTGG
Encoded proteins:
- a CDS encoding DEAD/DEAH box helicase — protein: MARSKYGMTPWGAWFLRMIESYDGDGRVSRGKSYANTGKVDSLVITGNKVAARVAGHYDPWYYISLTFPRISEPNRKKLEKILTEHPADFIALGSGTMTERLVTLFEAKDIRFIPRRWSLIESDCSCPDSASLCKHIAAVLYILAKEIDHDPRLLFQLAGIDLAELREKILPAAREKSAESALTVVSEQGASPADTTAADSAMGVTPADNTAPATDNASTAGAQRKARQSGVAGRATKASSFSVPSEPEYEHPVPLSLRRADEPALDVPAELPRFPLEESFLPLISALLPPLTPFYDDDLVAAFKELYHKLIVRQNKEFELTLEQRIAVLMKSGTGCASAATLCDSSRLLYTPVRLDTAKLPTQKTTEVPAFPLQKEAALQLRVRLPNGTEAALTLVQALHLLRGVTPLTDSPDGMKAAYTVLTLGERLVAESALLPAVYLDPGTRKLAIFWKPLTSAQAVSAAIDRCALFITEAFFPQVKSWGRRYCTELLLTAFLTEYVHTTGFMPSGIRQAEQEIAALFFQGATINTKAPGMRRLPASITRWLAVLYYDSNSLHFRLILEEAKQSDFQISAEVCHSEETNNRFVPFSRIADSVQLESKTVEFAIALSAYLPKLTEMIGQKSVPLTQEETAVFLRTAAPLLSRFGIEVVLPKTLQRALKPRAVFQLKRQKGAGAVQSYLSLDNLMDYDRSIMLGDTVISAKKFRALMKQSSGLVRFNDRYILVDPEHTARLLETMQHERPGINEVIQGTLTGDTVMADGAPFSYSLFRETDAAVPRTLQATLRPYQKKGFQWLYSTIRSGFGCLLGDDMGLGKTLQVIALILKLKEQGFEHSGILIAAPASLLPNWEHELHTFAPSLRCTILHGQGRRFSAKSDIHITTYQTLQRDVKKLSEKTFDCLIIDEAQAVKNTQTKNAQALRLLQAQSRIAMTGTPVENSLEDMRALFDFIIPGYLGSSETFRKKWRIPIELHGDAETAESFQKITAPFLLRRLKTDPAVISDLPEKVITPQYCRLTPEQIALYESLVETQLKSVLKAEEGIQRNALVLKLLTALKQVCNHPHVYDESFQTDTALSGKTAALMQLLGEILDAGEKTLIFSQYTQTLFLLRKLIQEQFGDEPLLLHGQMPLTARKAAVESFQTDPAQRIFLISLKAGGTGLNLTAATRVIHFDLWYNPAIEDQATDRAFRIGQHNTVFVSRFICAGTFEEKIDEMIQKKRHISQMTLSGGESWIGKMSNEELAELFQ
- a CDS encoding lipopolysaccharide assembly protein LapB, with translation MDTILKEGVQLYRESRYEEALAAFLKISSKDTELNFDLAYYIGLCYASLLQYDNALVYLEQIITAGTDIARVYQCRLILAFIYTKTGRVRLAEFELSKLLDAGYDSPQVHTSMAYLAYEQEKVDKSLSLYEKALELDPDNSTALNGLGYILADTEKDLTRALILCKKALDAQPDNPAYLDSLAWTYYKMGFDTEARSYIQRADAQLPDNKIIKRHLQRIMNG
- a CDS encoding galactokinase, whose product is MQKILPFHVDEYGDEPEITVAVPGRFHLLGEHTWFAQGNTLSMAIDHYLYLCVSKRKDSNYRFLSLSLKERKKVAAANLRYRKEDRWANSIKAVILSFMDQGIEMTGLNFTILSEIPADAGLGTPNALKVATAMALRKVFAPRLTKADLVDILENANVQHLKTYPHRADILCALYAKAGHCIRTNHRRKTADIYPFPISNYRIILTDSRVPRLLAREELNHRIQECMEAYERVKKMPDIPQDFSKLAESDLEELAIPESVRRRVLYIIRESISVDDAIGALKKNDWVVFSRIVTRSQENLRDRFEISCPELDWLVKRAMEFVAPDMNDIVCSRLTGRGFGGCTYSILRADDIQTYIEKLGDYERIFGFKPLYYKVKPSGGVRIL